The following proteins are encoded in a genomic region of Nitrospinota bacterium:
- a CDS encoding LapA family protein yields the protein MPAIKFIISILLLIVIASFAVKNMGSVELNYYDLQLELHAIELPLMIVLVFPLILGFLIAWLMGIFDRFKLKSTIRKQKRSISSLEEELDRLKNTPQIPEQAESSTDS from the coding sequence ATGCCAGCCATAAAATTCATAATATCGATCCTATTGCTGATCGTCATTGCTTCGTTCGCTGTGAAGAACATGGGATCGGTGGAACTTAACTATTACGATTTACAACTCGAACTCCATGCTATTGAATTGCCGCTAATGATAGTGCTTGTTTTTCCCTTAATATTGGGATTTTTGATCGCATGGTTGATGGGCATTTTTGACCGGTTTAAATTAAAATCCACAATTCGCAAACAAAAACGGTCTATTTCCTCTTTAGAGGAAGAACTTGATAGACTTAAAAACACTCCTCAAATTCCAGAGCAGGCAGAGTCTTCCACCGACTCCTGA
- a CDS encoding CBS domain-containing protein, whose amino-acid sequence MKNILAKNNFRHLPVTEDDKIVGIISVRDLVAFFANPRFR is encoded by the coding sequence CTGAAAAACATATTGGCAAAAAACAATTTTCGACACCTTCCTGTCACAGAAGACGACAAAATTGTAGGGATAATTTCGGTTAGAGACCTTGTGGCTTTTTTCGCTAACCCGCGGTTTAGATAA
- a CDS encoding Rieske 2Fe-2S domain-containing protein, whose amino-acid sequence MVEFAEVADANDIPPGERKRVEVNGELITIFNLEGELFAIYDRCPHKKTAPLVRGTLSGVGIKCPNHGYRFDLKTGKCDRGKEWNTRVYQVKAENGKILVGPEIKTT is encoded by the coding sequence ATGGTCGAATTTGCCGAAGTCGCGGATGCCAATGATATTCCCCCGGGAGAACGAAAGCGTGTTGAGGTGAACGGTGAACTCATCACTATATTCAACCTGGAAGGAGAACTGTTCGCCATATACGATCGATGTCCACACAAAAAAACAGCTCCGCTGGTCCGGGGTACTTTAAGCGGCGTTGGCATAAAGTGCCCCAACCACGGATACCGGTTTGATCTCAAAACAGGGAAATGTGACCGGGGAAAAGAATGGAACACACGAGTCTACCAGGTAAAAGCAGAGAACGGTAAAATCCTCGTTGGCCCCGAAATCAAAACAACCTAA
- a CDS encoding sulfurtransferase: protein MKTDSTSGVRILSRKIRVNILLILSLFLPGWHIHQSFANDAELLMSPEMVSAIPMDQRVIVDTRPSWKFLLSHVPGAINLSDWQEFTSTQNGIKGLLRNDKDFISKKLSPLGFSPEKTIIVYGDPKDPWRTDGRFFWMFEHYGFNKVAILNGGLTSWKNAGKKVQRGRQNPKPATGFTSKNIQLNNKVIADKYMINNSFLSSGFSIIDNRTRREFDGDTPYGSPRGGHIPNAIHIHWPDFFQNDGSLKELKDLNILLKKNDIKPDQEIIVYCTGGVRSAMAYFVFRYMGYKVRNYDGSWWDWSQSSFPVEAGS, encoded by the coding sequence ATGAAGACTGATAGTACAAGCGGAGTCCGTATTTTGTCAAGAAAAATCAGGGTAAATATACTGCTCATTCTCAGCCTGTTTTTACCTGGATGGCATATCCATCAAAGCTTTGCAAACGATGCGGAACTCCTGATGAGCCCGGAAATGGTGAGTGCCATTCCCATGGACCAGAGAGTCATTGTCGACACTCGCCCTTCATGGAAGTTTCTTCTCAGTCATGTTCCCGGGGCCATAAACCTTTCCGACTGGCAGGAGTTCACAAGCACGCAAAATGGGATAAAAGGGTTACTCAGAAACGATAAAGATTTTATCTCTAAAAAACTAAGTCCTCTCGGGTTTTCCCCTGAAAAAACTATTATTGTCTATGGCGACCCTAAAGACCCCTGGAGAACAGATGGCAGGTTTTTCTGGATGTTTGAGCATTATGGTTTTAACAAGGTAGCTATTTTGAACGGAGGATTAACGAGCTGGAAAAATGCTGGCAAAAAAGTTCAAAGAGGACGCCAAAATCCAAAACCCGCCACTGGCTTCACCTCAAAAAATATTCAATTAAATAATAAAGTTATCGCAGATAAATATATGATTAATAATAGTTTTTTAAGCTCTGGGTTTTCGATTATTGATAACAGGACGCGGCGCGAGTTTGACGGGGACACCCCTTATGGATCACCAAGAGGGGGACACATCCCAAACGCGATCCACATCCACTGGCCCGATTTTTTTCAAAACGACGGTAGCCTCAAAGAATTGAAAGACCTCAATATATTATTGAAAAAAAACGACATTAAACCAGATCAGGAAATCATTGTTTATTGTACTGGAGGGGTCCGGTCGGCGATGGCCTATTTTGTTTTCCGTTATATGGGATATAAAGTCAGGAATTATGATGGCTCATGGTGGGACTGGAGCCAGTCATCTTTTCCTGTGGAGGCGGGTTCATGA